One Kitasatospora sp. NBC_01287 DNA window includes the following coding sequences:
- a CDS encoding cytosine permease, whose protein sequence is MESTIPDPRTEVPHPLPPPDRAGRVEAHGIDFIPEDERHGSARQLFAVWAAPNVSYLNLVVGGALILLGLDLWQSLAVIAVGNLCWALVGLLAVSGPAAGAPSEVIMRAMFGVRGNRANIAVTGWFVSVCYLALNWSAGSLAAFSLAAEVGIRPGTAVKVVIIVLVAAATLVISVYGHAAIVKLYLPITLVLTAVFTVLGGYVLGHARWDYRPEQPLHGSALWAALAGGVALIASGPLSYNNSADFSRYLPRRTSPRAVAGWTALGAFLPSMLFTALGSLAGTALDMSDPQSALLTIVPSWFKPAFLLAVVLGVIANNAMTAYSSGLALQAVGLRIRRSRSVALDGSLGVALTLYALLVSNFLDTVDSVLQLMVALLGPSMAVYATDILLRRNRYDGPGLVDEAPGSPFWYSSGVNWAGVTALVAGAAVAFQCVDSPLYTGPIARAAGGTDLSLPTGLLVSTAVYLAMTRTPRGAGVRAEG, encoded by the coding sequence ATGGAATCCACGATTCCAGACCCCCGCACGGAGGTCCCCCACCCCCTGCCGCCGCCCGACCGGGCCGGACGGGTGGAAGCGCACGGCATCGACTTCATCCCCGAGGACGAGCGGCACGGCAGCGCGCGGCAGCTCTTCGCCGTCTGGGCGGCGCCCAACGTCAGCTACCTCAACCTGGTGGTCGGCGGCGCGCTGATCCTGCTGGGCCTCGACCTGTGGCAGTCGCTGGCCGTGATCGCGGTCGGCAACCTCTGCTGGGCGCTGGTCGGGCTGCTCGCCGTCAGCGGGCCGGCCGCCGGGGCACCGAGCGAGGTGATCATGCGGGCGATGTTCGGCGTCCGGGGGAACCGCGCGAACATCGCCGTGACCGGCTGGTTCGTCTCGGTCTGCTACCTCGCGCTGAACTGGTCCGCCGGCTCACTGGCCGCCTTCAGCCTCGCGGCCGAGGTCGGCATCCGGCCCGGGACGGCCGTCAAGGTCGTGATCATCGTCCTCGTCGCCGCGGCCACGCTGGTCATCAGCGTCTACGGGCACGCCGCCATCGTGAAGCTCTACCTGCCGATCACCCTGGTGCTGACCGCGGTCTTCACCGTGCTCGGCGGCTACGTGCTGGGCCACGCGCGCTGGGACTACCGGCCCGAGCAGCCCCTGCACGGCAGCGCGCTCTGGGCGGCGCTGGCCGGCGGGGTGGCGCTGATCGCCTCCGGGCCGCTCTCCTACAACAACAGCGCCGACTTCTCCCGCTACCTGCCCCGCCGTACCTCACCGAGGGCGGTCGCCGGGTGGACGGCGCTCGGCGCCTTCCTGCCCAGCATGCTGTTCACCGCGCTCGGCTCGCTGGCCGGCACCGCGCTCGACATGTCCGACCCGCAGAGCGCGCTGCTGACGATCGTGCCGTCCTGGTTCAAGCCGGCCTTCCTGCTCGCGGTGGTCCTCGGCGTGATCGCCAACAACGCGATGACCGCCTACAGTTCGGGCCTGGCCCTGCAGGCGGTCGGGCTGCGGATCCGGCGCTCGCGCAGCGTCGCGCTGGACGGCAGCCTCGGTGTGGCGCTGACCCTGTACGCGCTGCTGGTCTCCAACTTCCTGGACACCGTCGACAGCGTGCTCCAGCTGATGGTCGCGCTGCTCGGCCCCAGCATGGCCGTCTACGCCACCGACATCCTGCTGCGCCGCAACCGCTACGACGGCCCGGGGCTGGTGGACGAGGCCCCGGGCAGCCCGTTCTGGTACTCCTCCGGGGTCAACTGGGCCGGCGTGACCGCCTTGGTCGCGGGCGCCGCCGTCGCCTTCCAGTGCGTCGACTCCCCGCTCTACACCGGCCCGATAGCCCGGGCGGCGGGCGGCACCGACCTCTCGCTGCCGACCGGCCTGCTGGTCTCCACGGCCGTCTACCTCGCGATGACCCGCACCCCGCGGGGAGCCGGGGTGCGCGCGGAGGGGTGA
- a CDS encoding TetR family transcriptional regulator C-terminal domain-containing protein, which translates to MSSSVQPKRVRKTPEARRAEIVAAAAAVALTEGLECITMRRMADELAVRPGLISHYFPVAEELVAEAFGSAATAELEELLPADPAAGRPVERLARFFSLTAGERYDGMSRLWLNARHLSRFRDGLRERVGHQEARWRDRLTGVISAGVAAGEFRTEDPAFTAIHLLVVLDGLSAHANTDRGDPSERSAAVANLAVSTAERELRLPAGALRTRPENLRPAPPATD; encoded by the coding sequence ATGTCGTCAAGCGTTCAGCCGAAACGGGTCCGCAAGACCCCGGAGGCCCGCCGGGCCGAGATCGTGGCCGCGGCGGCCGCCGTCGCCCTCACCGAGGGCCTGGAGTGCATCACCATGCGGCGGATGGCCGATGAGCTGGCCGTGCGCCCCGGACTGATCAGCCACTACTTCCCGGTGGCGGAGGAGTTGGTCGCCGAGGCGTTCGGCAGCGCGGCCACCGCCGAGTTGGAGGAGCTGCTCCCGGCCGACCCGGCGGCGGGGCGCCCGGTCGAGCGGCTGGCCCGGTTCTTCTCGCTGACGGCCGGGGAGCGCTACGACGGCATGAGCAGACTCTGGCTCAACGCCAGGCACCTCAGCCGGTTCCGGGACGGGCTGCGCGAGCGGGTCGGCCACCAGGAGGCCCGCTGGCGCGACCGCCTGACCGGGGTGATCAGCGCCGGAGTGGCCGCCGGGGAGTTCCGGACCGAGGATCCCGCGTTCACCGCGATCCACCTGCTCGTCGTGCTGGACGGCCTCAGCGCCCACGCCAACACCGACCGGGGCGACCCGAGCGAGCGGTCCGCGGCGGTGGCGAACCTGGCCGTCAGCACGGCCGAGCGCGAACTGCGCCTGCCGGCCGGCGCCCTGCGCACCAGACCCGAGAACCTTCGGCCGGCGCCACCGGCCACCGACTGA
- a CDS encoding amidohydrolase — protein MPTDLVLLSARLLDPATGRLLPHTALAAADGRITHLGDDRELRALAGPATTVVDLKGAVVTPGLVDGHLHPLSGVERTMGVDLSGCADLPAVRAALAREAAALAPGAWLRGWGLDPNVFGDRPVATAALGPVLDGVPAALDLFDAHSMLASPRALELAGIDGPRHFEQAAEIVCDADGRPTGLLLEDAACELLEAAAPKPTAAELHERAAAVLRAMAASGLTGGHAMDANGDSLAGYAALEADGALPLRLRVAPWCQPGTANDADAVTELIRLQGTGGARWRVDGVKLFMDGTIDNGTAWLEAPDCHGQSTHAFWPDPQVYTRVIGQLHRAGVPTATHAIGDAAVRHVLDAIERAQGGRAGGAGGAGPVRHRVEHIETVPDDTVHRFAALGVTASMQPTHCCDYTRADHTDNWSRRLGEERAARAWRCRDLWEAGARVVLGSDWPIAPYPPLTVMAGARHRRPSRDLAEPPHGIEQALTPLQALRGVTVNPAWAAGEEAVAGRLAVGYRADLTALAENPLTVADTELAELPVLLTAVDGRPTHRAAGI, from the coding sequence GTGCCCACCGACCTCGTCCTGCTCTCCGCCCGGCTGCTCGACCCGGCCACGGGGCGGCTCCTGCCGCACACCGCACTGGCCGCCGCCGACGGCCGGATCACCCACCTCGGCGACGACCGCGAACTGCGGGCCCTGGCCGGCCCGGCCACCACCGTGGTCGACCTCAAGGGCGCGGTGGTCACCCCGGGCCTGGTCGACGGACACCTGCACCCGCTCTCCGGCGTCGAGCGCACCATGGGCGTCGACCTCTCCGGCTGCGCCGACCTGCCCGCCGTGCGCGCGGCGCTGGCCCGGGAGGCCGCCGCCCTGGCGCCCGGTGCCTGGCTGCGCGGCTGGGGGCTCGACCCCAACGTCTTCGGCGACCGGCCCGTGGCCACCGCCGCCCTCGGGCCGGTGCTCGACGGCGTCCCCGCGGCCCTCGACCTCTTCGACGCGCACTCGATGCTGGCCAGCCCGCGCGCGCTGGAGCTGGCGGGCATCGACGGGCCGCGCCACTTCGAGCAGGCCGCCGAGATCGTCTGCGACGCCGACGGACGCCCCACCGGCCTGCTCCTGGAGGACGCCGCCTGCGAGCTGCTGGAGGCTGCCGCTCCCAAGCCCACCGCCGCCGAGTTGCACGAGCGGGCGGCGGCCGTGCTGCGCGCGATGGCCGCCTCGGGCCTGACCGGCGGCCACGCGATGGACGCGAACGGCGACAGCCTGGCCGGCTACGCCGCGCTGGAGGCGGACGGCGCCCTCCCGCTGCGGCTGCGCGTGGCGCCCTGGTGCCAGCCCGGCACCGCCAACGACGCCGACGCGGTCACCGAGCTGATCCGCCTGCAGGGCACCGGCGGTGCGCGCTGGCGGGTGGACGGCGTGAAGCTCTTCATGGACGGCACCATCGACAACGGCACCGCCTGGCTCGAAGCGCCCGACTGCCATGGCCAGTCCACCCACGCCTTCTGGCCCGACCCTCAGGTCTACACCCGGGTGATCGGGCAGCTCCACCGCGCGGGCGTGCCCACCGCCACCCACGCCATCGGCGACGCCGCCGTGCGGCACGTGCTCGACGCCATCGAGCGGGCGCAGGGCGGCAGGGCGGGCGGGGCGGGCGGGGCCGGACCGGTGCGCCACCGGGTCGAGCACATCGAGACCGTCCCCGACGACACCGTGCACCGCTTCGCCGCGCTCGGCGTCACCGCCTCCATGCAGCCCACCCACTGCTGCGACTACACCAGGGCCGACCACACCGACAACTGGTCCCGCCGCCTCGGCGAGGAGCGGGCCGCCCGCGCCTGGCGCTGCCGCGACCTGTGGGAGGCGGGCGCCCGGGTGGTGCTCGGCTCCGACTGGCCGATCGCCCCGTACCCGCCGCTCACCGTCATGGCCGGCGCCCGGCACCGCCGCCCGAGCCGCGACCTGGCCGAGCCCCCGCACGGGATCGAGCAGGCGCTGACCCCGTTGCAGGCGCTGCGGGGCGTCACCGTCAACCCGGCCTGGGCGGCGGGCGAGGAGGCGGTGGCCGGCCGCCTCGCCGTCGGCTACCGCGCCGACCTCACCGCGCTCGCCGAGAACCCGCTCACCGTCGCGGACACCGAGCTGGCCGAACTCCCCGTGCTGCTCACGGCGGTGGACGGACGGCCGACACACCGGGCCGCCGGGATCTGA